A window from Neobacillus sp. PS3-40 encodes these proteins:
- a CDS encoding IS3 family transposase (programmed frameshift): protein MSKKIFTEKEIKLLSSNKYVKSVSSKGITYTDEMKHLFIAEKEKGKFAREIFEECGFDADILGMERIHSASKRWQKAFKENGISGLRDTRAGNSGRPRENELTLEEKNARLAAQINLLKAENELLKKIRFAERGMRKLVLLPCQKYVLIRSVIEKYQLKDMVSYLCEIAGVSRSGYYSYFSAKSQEQRKRKDAEDEKVKEIILKAFNFKNRKKGARQIKMTLEGQFNVVYNLKRIRRIMKKYNIKCPIRKANPYRRMMKATQEHRVVPNLLNRQFKQDTPGKVLLTDITYLFYGKGQKAYLSTIKDGSTNEILAYNVSDRMTIDLATDTLLKLKKNRNFKKAKDALIHSDQGVHYTHPDFQKSVKKLGLRQSMSRRGNCWDNAPQESFFGHFKDEAYIKPCENLEELKREIKQYMTYYNLYRYQWNLKKMTPVQYRDHLLKTA from the exons ATGAGTAAAAAGATTTTTACAGAGAAAGAGATTAAGTTACTATCATCTAATAAATACGTTAAATCAGTTAGCTCAAAAGGAATCACTTATACGGATGAAATGAAGCATCTATTTATAGCGGAAAAAGAGAAAGGAAAGTTCGCCAGAGAAATTTTTGAAGAATGCGGATTTGATGCAGATATTTTGGGGATGGAGAGAATTCATTCAGCTAGTAAAAGATGGCAAAAAGCTTTCAAAGAAAATGGGATAAGTGGTCTACGTGATACTCGAGCTGGAAATTCAGGGCGTCCAAGAGAAAATGAACTTACTTTAGAAGAGAAAAATGCTCGTCTAGCAGCACAAATTAACTTACTAAAGGCGGAAAATGAACTTTTAAAAAAGATTCGGTTTGCAGAAAGGGGGATGAGAAAGT TAGTCCTCCTTCCTTGCCAAAAATATGTCCTCATTCGTTCAGTGATTGAAAAATATCAACTTAAAGACATGGTGAGTTACTTGTGTGAAATAGCAGGTGTTTCAAGAAGTGGTTATTACAGCTATTTCTCAGCGAAGTCACAAGAACAAAGAAAACGAAAAGATGCAGAAGATGAGAAAGTAAAGGAGATTATCTTAAAAGCGTTCAATTTCAAAAATCGTAAGAAAGGTGCTCGTCAAATCAAAATGACTTTGGAGGGTCAATTTAATGTTGTCTATAATTTGAAGCGTATTCGACGGATCATGAAGAAGTATAACATTAAATGCCCCATCAGAAAGGCAAATCCTTATAGACGAATGATGAAAGCTACACAAGAACACAGAGTTGTCCCTAACCTATTGAACCGTCAATTTAAGCAAGATACGCCTGGAAAAGTGCTTCTTACAGATATCACATATTTATTTTATGGAAAAGGTCAAAAGGCTTATTTATCAACGATAAAAGATGGTTCTACCAATGAAATATTAGCCTATAATGTATCAGATCGCATGACTATCGACTTGGCAACAGACACCCTTTTAAAGTTAAAGAAAAATAGAAACTTCAAGAAAGCAAAAGATGCCTTAATTCACTCAGACCAAGGAGTTCACTACACACACCCGGACTTCCAAAAGTCAGTAAAAAAACTAGGATTACGCCAATCAATGTCAAGAAGAGGAAACTGTTGGGACAATGCCCCCCAAGAATCATTTTTTGGTCATTTCAAAGATGAGGCATACATAAAGCCTTGTGAAAACTTAGAAGAATTAAAACGTGAGATTAAACAATATATGACGTATTACAATCTCTACAGATACCAGTGGAATTTAAAAAAGATGACCCCTGTTCAATACAGAGATCATCTTCTAAAAACTGCCTAG
- a CDS encoding aminotransferase class I/II-fold pyridoxal phosphate-dependent enzyme: MSQFETPLFTALVDHAKKNPVQFHIPGHKKGKGMDLKFREFMGDNALSIDLINIGPLDDLHMPKGIIKNAQELASKAFGANHTYFSVQGTSGAIITMVMSVCGPGDKILVPRNVHKSIMSGIVLSGAIPIFIHPEVDPILGISHGITPKSVGRAIEQNPDTKAILVINPTYFGISGDLKKIVNLSHSYNIPVLVDEAHGAHIHFHHDLPLSAMQAGADMAATSVHKLGGSLTQSSILNLQGNLVSPMRVQTILSMLTTTSTSYLLLASLDVARKSLATKGLTLLEDTIKKAEETRIKINQIDHLYCVGSEVLGTDAAVAMDPTKLLISVKELGISGYIAENWLRKKFNIEVELSDLYNILCIITLGDSFEDLNILVKALKELSAEFKYQADLNIVTSVLLPEIPVLALTPRDAFYAETEVIPFQQSAGRISAEFVMVYPPGIPIFIPGEIITEENLVYTRKNIDAGLPVQGAEDEELNSIRVVKMHKAINI; encoded by the coding sequence CTGTCACAATTTGAAACTCCATTGTTTACCGCTCTAGTTGATCATGCAAAAAAAAATCCGGTTCAATTTCATATCCCTGGCCATAAAAAAGGGAAGGGAATGGATCTGAAATTTAGAGAATTTATGGGTGATAACGCCCTTTCTATTGATTTAATTAATATAGGTCCTTTAGACGATCTTCATATGCCTAAGGGGATAATAAAAAATGCCCAAGAATTAGCTTCTAAAGCATTTGGAGCTAATCACACATATTTTTCCGTTCAAGGTACAAGCGGTGCAATTATTACTATGGTAATGTCTGTATGTGGTCCTGGAGATAAAATCCTCGTACCACGAAATGTTCATAAATCAATCATGAGCGGAATTGTTTTATCAGGTGCAATTCCTATATTTATCCACCCTGAAGTTGATCCAATCCTTGGTATTTCACATGGGATAACACCTAAATCTGTAGGGAGAGCAATAGAACAAAATCCGGATACGAAAGCGATATTAGTCATTAATCCAACTTATTTCGGAATTTCGGGCGATTTGAAAAAGATTGTTAATCTCTCCCATTCCTATAATATTCCAGTACTCGTAGATGAAGCGCATGGTGCACATATCCACTTCCATCACGATCTTCCTCTTTCTGCTATGCAGGCAGGTGCGGATATGGCGGCTACGAGTGTGCATAAACTAGGTGGTTCGTTAACCCAAAGCTCCATTTTAAATTTGCAGGGGAATCTTGTTTCGCCAATGCGTGTGCAAACAATTTTAAGTATGTTGACCACAACTTCGACCTCTTATTTGTTATTGGCATCTTTAGATGTTGCCAGAAAGTCTCTAGCAACTAAGGGACTGACATTATTAGAGGATACTATTAAGAAAGCAGAAGAAACACGTATTAAAATCAATCAAATCGATCACCTTTATTGTGTTGGAAGTGAAGTTTTAGGAACAGATGCAGCAGTTGCCATGGATCCAACGAAATTGCTTATTTCAGTCAAAGAGCTAGGTATTTCCGGTTATATAGCCGAGAATTGGCTTCGTAAAAAATTTAATATAGAAGTAGAGTTATCTGATCTATACAACATTCTCTGTATCATTACTCTTGGGGATTCCTTTGAAGATCTGAACATCCTTGTTAAGGCATTAAAGGAACTTTCCGCGGAATTTAAATACCAGGCAGATTTAAATATAGTTACTTCAGTATTATTGCCAGAAATTCCAGTATTGGCTTTAACACCTAGAGATGCCTTTTATGCAGAAACAGAGGTAATTCCATTTCAACAATCAGCAGGAAGAATTTCAGCAGAATTTGTGATGGTATATCCACCTGGAATTCCTATTTTTATTCCAGGTGAAATAATTACAGAAGAAAATTTAGTATATACTAGAAAAAACATAGACGCTGGTCTTCCGGTGCAAGGTGCAGAAGATGAAGAATTAAATTCAATACGAGTGGTAAAAATGCATAAGGCTATTAACATATAA
- a CDS encoding benzoate/H(+) symporter BenE family transporter has product MRLIEKQAKNRLGLSHSKLNGRFTFLQDITSQNISSGLISSILVMTGPVLIILKAAHAGHFTDHQTINWIFADYFFSGILGIFMSLVYRIPITAGNTISGVAFLATVTSHITYPELIGGFVMSGLIIYIIGISGLFSKFINWVPIEVISAMLAGLVTSYVIQIIPSVKAMPLVGGPALFFFFICSRLSKRVPPILVAVIVAFITLFSIGNLSIESKDIDFFFPSLQMPEFSWMGLITLALPLAMLILSNDAAPGIGALQSLEFEPPIRNIISLSGLFSIMAGYLGGQSANIAGMMTSICSDTDAGTKSKRYIASLLSGFLTLVFGIFAWKIVPFIQSFPQAFVSLLAGFSLIGVLISSLQKGFSGNRYKLSALTSFLIALSQVSFLHISAPVWALILGAVAAKTAEK; this is encoded by the coding sequence ATGCGATTAATAGAAAAGCAAGCTAAAAACCGTTTAGGTCTCTCGCATTCAAAACTTAATGGGAGATTTACATTTCTCCAAGATATAACAAGCCAAAACATATCTTCTGGGCTGATTTCCAGTATATTGGTGATGACAGGGCCTGTTTTAATTATATTAAAAGCAGCGCATGCAGGCCACTTTACAGATCATCAAACGATCAATTGGATATTTGCAGACTATTTTTTTAGTGGAATTTTAGGGATTTTTATGTCGTTAGTATATCGCATTCCAATCACTGCAGGAAACACGATTTCTGGTGTAGCTTTTTTAGCAACTGTTACTTCTCATATTACTTACCCGGAACTAATTGGCGGGTTTGTAATGTCAGGATTGATCATATATATTATCGGTATTTCGGGATTATTTTCGAAGTTTATTAACTGGGTCCCAATTGAAGTGATTTCAGCTATGCTAGCGGGATTAGTTACAAGTTACGTTATTCAGATTATACCATCTGTTAAAGCAATGCCATTAGTAGGTGGGCCAGCTTTATTTTTCTTTTTTATATGTTCTAGATTAAGTAAGCGTGTTCCACCAATTTTGGTAGCTGTTATTGTAGCTTTTATTACACTGTTTTCAATTGGAAATTTAAGCATAGAATCAAAGGATATTGACTTTTTCTTTCCATCATTGCAAATGCCTGAATTTTCATGGATGGGGTTGATAACACTTGCTCTCCCGCTCGCGATGTTAATACTAAGCAATGATGCAGCACCAGGTATAGGGGCATTGCAGAGTTTAGAATTTGAACCACCTATTCGCAACATCATTTCCTTAAGTGGGCTTTTTTCAATCATGGCCGGCTATTTGGGTGGACAAAGCGCAAATATCGCCGGTATGATGACATCTATCTGTTCTGATACAGACGCTGGCACAAAATCAAAACGTTATATTGCTTCCTTATTATCTGGATTCCTAACATTAGTCTTTGGAATATTTGCATGGAAAATCGTTCCTTTCATTCAATCATTTCCACAGGCGTTTGTTTCTTTACTGGCTGGATTTTCACTAATCGGTGTTCTTATTTCCAGCTTGCAGAAGGGCTTTTCAGGAAATCGGTATAAATTAAGTGCACTAACTTCGTTTCTTATTGCATTATCACAGGTATCCTTCCTGCACATAAGCGCACCTGTTTGGGCACTGATACTAGGAGCGGTTGCGGCAAAGACGGCAGAAAAATAA
- the glp gene encoding gephyrin-like molybdotransferase Glp has protein sequence MLEIRSPIKIGLAIEKIMLHSLNGAVERISIDDCDDRFLAEDVFATHDAPLFTRSGYDGYAIRSEDTSQVSPHTPIELKVMEELGAGMVPKQELMPFEATRIMTGAMVPKGADAVIMLELVKEIEKNSEKYIVIKRNIKKGENISYQAEEARSGELLIKKGTRINPGVKAVLATFGYAEVNVSVKPKVGIFATGSELLDVDEKLQDGKIRNSNSYMISSQVNRAGAEPIYFGKLPDEIETCFKKISETLKEVDILITTGGVSVGDYDYMQEIYKRLQGEVLFNKVAIRPGSVTTVTVLSGKLLFGLSGNPSASYVGFELFVRPIIRKMLFCENSFLKFEWVKFGADFPRPNPFTRFVRSKLHVENGELITSPVGIDKSNIVMSLAKTDSLTILPGGTRGFSKGDYVNVLLLDDQEGSRTLW, from the coding sequence ATGCTGGAAATAAGATCCCCTATTAAAATTGGACTTGCTATAGAAAAAATCATGTTACATTCCTTAAATGGTGCAGTGGAAAGAATTTCAATCGATGATTGTGATGATCGTTTCCTTGCCGAAGATGTTTTCGCAACACATGATGCTCCGTTATTTACCAGATCAGGATATGATGGATATGCTATACGATCTGAAGATACATCGCAAGTTTCTCCTCATACACCGATTGAATTGAAAGTGATGGAAGAACTCGGTGCTGGAATGGTTCCGAAACAGGAATTGATGCCATTTGAAGCAACAAGAATTATGACAGGCGCAATGGTTCCTAAAGGTGCTGATGCAGTCATTATGCTGGAACTTGTGAAAGAAATTGAAAAAAACAGTGAAAAATATATCGTTATAAAACGTAACATAAAAAAAGGGGAGAATATCTCCTATCAAGCAGAAGAAGCAAGAAGTGGAGAATTATTGATTAAAAAGGGGACAAGAATTAATCCAGGAGTGAAAGCTGTACTAGCCACATTTGGTTATGCTGAAGTTAATGTATCTGTCAAACCGAAAGTTGGCATTTTCGCAACTGGGTCAGAACTTCTTGATGTTGATGAGAAATTACAGGATGGAAAAATAAGAAATAGCAATTCTTATATGATAAGTTCTCAGGTTAACAGGGCAGGAGCCGAGCCTATTTATTTTGGAAAACTCCCTGATGAAATTGAAACCTGTTTTAAAAAAATTTCTGAGACATTAAAAGAAGTAGATATATTAATAACCACAGGCGGTGTATCTGTCGGGGATTATGATTATATGCAAGAAATATATAAAAGGCTGCAAGGGGAAGTGCTTTTTAATAAAGTAGCAATAAGGCCTGGTAGTGTGACGACAGTAACAGTATTAAGTGGGAAATTATTATTTGGGCTTTCAGGGAATCCTTCAGCAAGTTACGTTGGATTTGAGTTGTTTGTAAGGCCAATTATTAGAAAAATGTTGTTTTGTGAAAATTCTTTTTTGAAATTTGAATGGGTGAAATTTGGAGCGGATTTTCCAAGACCAAATCCATTTACTCGTTTTGTTCGGAGCAAGCTGCATGTTGAGAATGGAGAATTAATAACCTCTCCTGTTGGAATCGATAAGTCTAATATTGTTATGAGCCTAGCAAAAACTGATTCTCTTACAATCTTGCCCGGAGGTACCCGTGGTTTCAGTAAAGGTGATTATGTCAACGTTCTACTACTGGATGATCAAGAGGGGAGCAGAACACTTTGGTAG
- a CDS encoding ABC transporter ATP-binding protein, which yields MIQLSDVNQWYKQFHVLKDVNLHIKKGEVCVIAGRNGAGKTTFFETILGLLPGYTGTVKVLGEDITKSRKCMHKISFLPEKFQLYPQLTVFENLEFFTSLQKGYIYDLEKALDLTGMSNYRDKKIKELSKGMLQRIGLSLAFLGKPELIILDEPTSGIDPCGRLEIIEDIHSLNQLGITIIFSSHHLSEIERVGTHVIKIENQTIEKMTADHYLSDFCLNARQGPKGKALFRL from the coding sequence ATGATACAGCTTTCAGATGTTAACCAATGGTATAAACAATTTCATGTCCTAAAGGATGTGAACCTCCATATAAAAAAAGGTGAAGTATGTGTGATAGCTGGGAGAAATGGTGCAGGAAAAACAACATTTTTTGAAACCATATTAGGACTTCTTCCAGGATACACGGGTACTGTAAAGGTGTTAGGGGAAGACATAACAAAATCAAGAAAATGTATGCACAAAATTTCTTTTCTGCCTGAAAAATTTCAGCTATATCCGCAACTTACTGTGTTTGAGAATCTTGAATTTTTCACATCCCTTCAAAAAGGCTATATTTACGATTTGGAAAAAGCACTTGATTTAACGGGTATGTCTAATTATAGAGACAAAAAGATAAAGGAGTTATCAAAAGGAATGCTACAAAGGATAGGATTAAGTCTCGCATTTCTTGGTAAACCGGAGCTTATCATTTTAGATGAACCAACCTCCGGAATTGACCCTTGTGGCCGACTAGAAATTATTGAGGATATCCACTCTTTAAATCAACTTGGGATAACAATCATTTTTTCTTCTCACCATCTTTCTGAAATTGAAAGGGTTGGAACACATGTCATAAAGATAGAAAATCAAACGATTGAAAAAATGACTGCTGACCATTACTTGTCTGATTTTTGTTTAAATGCAAGGCAAGGTCCTAAAGGAAAGGCTCTTTTTAGGCTATAA
- a CDS encoding ABC transporter permease subunit, with the protein MPFLIKDWREMYRSKILISSFFLILFISLIIVYQVLSYSSKLSFPQIFVPLFKANIYFVPLLSMILSSFSIQQERLQKTMPILLTRYVTPVQFLWWKSITAHIIMCFVLMISYFLVFVFSKFFVQVSFWPFFYFLLSLLFLAMIFNQIGSFLGCITENRLQLLSYILIIWFFFLFIYDLILIYVVPNIQSSDVFVFSIFYFLSPINTMRYFLYVGLDVYNLDSFSGLFDHITFHSPILVLSLNLILYLGGFFVLGLFVLKNGGLKE; encoded by the coding sequence ATGCCATTTTTGATAAAAGATTGGAGAGAAATGTATCGAAGTAAGATATTAATCTCATCTTTCTTTCTGATTCTATTTATATCATTGATAATTGTTTATCAGGTATTAAGCTATAGTTCAAAATTATCATTTCCTCAAATTTTCGTTCCATTGTTTAAGGCAAATATTTATTTCGTCCCGTTGCTGTCTATGATTCTATCATCATTTTCTATTCAACAGGAACGATTGCAAAAGACGATGCCAATTTTGCTGACTCGGTATGTAACACCTGTTCAATTTCTATGGTGGAAATCCATTACAGCCCATATTATCATGTGCTTCGTTTTGATGATTTCCTATTTTTTAGTCTTTGTGTTCAGTAAATTTTTTGTCCAAGTTTCATTCTGGCCATTTTTTTATTTTTTGCTTTCCCTTCTTTTCTTAGCGATGATTTTTAATCAAATAGGAAGCTTTCTGGGATGCATAACAGAAAACCGGTTACAGCTTCTTTCTTATATTTTAATTATTTGGTTCTTTTTTCTTTTTATTTACGATTTAATTCTGATTTACGTTGTACCGAACATTCAATCAAGCGACGTGTTTGTGTTTTCTATCTTTTACTTTCTCTCACCTATTAACACTATGCGCTATTTTCTATACGTTGGACTTGATGTTTATAATCTTGATAGCTTTAGCGGACTCTTTGACCATATTACATTTCATTCTCCAATTCTTGTTTTATCTTTAAATCTAATTCTTTATTTGGGTGGATTTTTTGTTCTCGGGTTATTTGTTTTAAAGAATGGAGGATTGAAAGAATGA
- the nosD gene encoding nitrous oxide reductase family maturation protein NosD, with protein MNKALLSLILFLFVIPVTTNAINDDKKTTEEIQHQIQLAGIGEEILVPPGIYYGNLKIKKKVSLVADGKVTIVGNRNGDVVTLLADGISLKGFIVKNSGRMLTSDDAGIKVRSNMNHIVKNKIEDSLHGIYLEKANQNTVSENTITGIKKLRTEDRGNGVHMFYSNGNRLIANKISQTRDGMYFSFSGKNLIQRNNVFNVRYGLHYMYSNDNSFYNNRFYNNIGGAAIMYSNRIKLENNQFYNNRGMLSFGLLLQSANDNIIKNNKMTMNQKGLFADQSNRNLFSNNEIAHNKVGIEIWTSSIQNRFTRNQFNDNVIQYISNGQIDRNNWSDHGIGNSWSGNIFFDLDNNGIGDKPYTYSSSFGEVLAQNQLGYLLLDSPSLTIFDTVKQTISNDYTQINDPHPIFLQSKKENGTVFNILFYFAFLIFLLIRRRTFYAIFDKRLERNVSK; from the coding sequence ATGAATAAAGCACTTTTATCTCTAATTCTATTTTTATTTGTTATTCCAGTGACTACAAATGCTATAAATGATGATAAAAAAACAACGGAAGAAATTCAACATCAAATTCAATTAGCTGGAATTGGAGAGGAGATTCTTGTTCCTCCCGGAATCTATTACGGGAATCTAAAAATTAAAAAAAAGGTTTCATTAGTAGCAGATGGAAAGGTCACGATTGTTGGTAACAGAAATGGTGATGTTGTCACTTTATTAGCAGACGGAATCTCTTTAAAAGGATTTATTGTGAAAAATAGTGGAAGAATGTTGACAAGTGATGATGCGGGAATAAAAGTACGATCGAATATGAACCATATTGTCAAAAATAAGATTGAGGATTCCCTTCATGGTATCTACTTAGAAAAGGCAAATCAAAATACTGTATCTGAAAATACGATTACGGGAATCAAAAAACTCCGTACTGAGGACCGAGGAAACGGGGTTCATATGTTTTATTCAAATGGAAATCGTTTAATAGCCAATAAAATTTCTCAAACACGAGACGGCATGTACTTTTCCTTTTCAGGAAAAAATTTGATACAACGTAACAATGTCTTCAATGTACGCTATGGACTTCATTATATGTATTCAAACGATAATTCTTTTTATAATAACCGATTTTATAATAATATCGGTGGGGCAGCAATTATGTATTCAAATCGGATTAAATTGGAAAATAATCAATTTTATAATAATCGCGGAATGCTTTCATTTGGACTGTTATTACAATCTGCAAATGATAATATCATCAAAAATAACAAGATGACAATGAATCAAAAAGGCCTATTTGCAGATCAATCGAATCGAAATTTATTTTCTAATAATGAAATTGCTCATAACAAAGTTGGAATTGAAATCTGGACAAGCTCCATTCAAAACCGTTTTACTAGAAATCAATTTAATGACAATGTAATACAGTACATTTCAAACGGACAGATTGACAGAAATAACTGGAGTGACCATGGAATTGGAAATTCCTGGTCAGGTAACATTTTCTTTGATTTGGACAATAATGGGATTGGAGATAAACCTTATACTTATTCTTCTTCGTTTGGAGAGGTTCTGGCTCAGAATCAATTGGGGTATTTACTTTTGGACAGCCCTTCTTTAACTATATTTGATACTGTAAAACAAACCATTTCCAATGATTATACGCAAATCAATGATCCTCACCCCATTTTTTTGCAGTCGAAAAAAGAAAACGGAACGGTTTTTAATATATTGTTTTATTTTGCATTCTTGATATTCCTGCTAATAAGGAGGAGAACATTCTATGCCATTTTTGATAAAAGATTGGAGAGAAATGTATCGAAGTAA
- the nosZ gene encoding Sec-dependent nitrous-oxide reductase, translating into MNGVKKGWFTPLISGLLVGVLIAVVFFVNFKQLNSANNSKLGANESAAEKTYVPPGKLDTYYLFASGGHSGNVFVYGVPSMRRIRTIPVFTPESAAGYGWTTESKKMLGKFTWGDLHHVAISETKGEYDGRTLFATDIQNNRAAAIDLKTFKTVDILGPIANLNGPHCAAFVTPNSEYIFLPTRFSAPIGHEYADVSQFKEKYKGVMGAVQYDFNKKKLHLAWEVMLPPWSYDLSDAGKKSSDGWGVMSTYNTEEANTTLEVGASQNDRDYLVIFNWKGIEKEVAKGSYSVINGAKMFDPVKTPGYVFLVPVAKSPHGVDVTPDGKYYISSGKLSPTATIYDWEKTFKAIKNKDFQGEAKGLPVIKYESVRHKEVEVGLGPLHTQFDGRGNAYTTLFIDSAITKFNIKTGKVIDKIPVQYSPGHAAAAEGDSVSPDGNYLVALNKLSKDSYLSVGPSHPESLQLIDISGEKMKMLYSAPADPEPHYAQMVKADKIKTIEVYPKDTKRPNSVWKEKDAHIVRHGNKVDVYGIAVRSHFVFDAKSKTPDVVHVNQGDKVTFYITNIDLDEDITHGLGITSYNENMEIQPGETNSFEFTADQSGVFPLACTNFCSALHQEMTGYLLVKPK; encoded by the coding sequence ATGAATGGAGTTAAAAAAGGGTGGTTTACACCACTCATTTCGGGCTTGTTAGTAGGAGTCTTAATTGCTGTTGTATTTTTTGTAAACTTTAAGCAACTTAACTCAGCAAATAACTCAAAGTTAGGAGCAAATGAATCAGCTGCCGAAAAAACATATGTTCCACCAGGAAAGCTGGATACGTATTACCTTTTTGCTTCTGGTGGCCACTCTGGTAATGTTTTTGTATACGGTGTTCCATCTATGAGGCGTATCCGTACAATCCCTGTCTTTACGCCTGAATCAGCCGCAGGGTACGGATGGACGACAGAATCCAAAAAAATGTTAGGTAAATTTACATGGGGAGATCTTCACCATGTTGCCATTAGTGAGACAAAAGGGGAGTATGATGGCCGTACATTATTTGCAACAGATATTCAAAATAATCGGGCTGCTGCTATTGACCTTAAAACCTTTAAAACTGTTGACATTTTGGGACCTATTGCAAATTTAAATGGTCCACACTGTGCAGCATTTGTAACACCTAACTCGGAATATATATTTTTACCAACTCGATTTTCAGCACCAATCGGACATGAATATGCTGACGTAAGCCAGTTTAAAGAGAAGTATAAAGGCGTTATGGGGGCTGTACAATACGATTTCAATAAGAAAAAATTACACCTAGCTTGGGAAGTAATGCTTCCGCCATGGTCTTATGATTTGTCGGACGCAGGGAAAAAATCATCCGACGGTTGGGGGGTCATGTCAACTTATAATACAGAAGAAGCAAATACAACCCTGGAAGTCGGCGCTTCTCAAAACGACCGCGATTATCTGGTTATTTTCAACTGGAAAGGGATCGAGAAAGAAGTTGCAAAAGGAAGCTACAGCGTAATTAATGGAGCGAAAATGTTTGATCCAGTGAAAACACCTGGATATGTTTTTCTTGTCCCAGTGGCTAAAAGCCCACACGGTGTTGATGTAACTCCAGATGGAAAATATTATATCTCAAGTGGAAAGCTATCGCCAACCGCAACAATTTACGACTGGGAAAAGACTTTTAAAGCGATAAAAAATAAAGATTTTCAGGGCGAGGCCAAAGGTTTACCGGTTATTAAGTATGAGTCGGTTCGCCATAAAGAAGTTGAAGTAGGTTTAGGACCATTACATACACAATTTGATGGTCGTGGAAATGCCTATACTACCTTGTTTATTGATAGTGCAATAACTAAATTTAATATTAAAACTGGTAAAGTCATTGACAAAATCCCTGTTCAATATTCACCAGGCCACGCGGCTGCAGCAGAAGGTGACTCTGTATCACCTGACGGAAATTATTTGGTCGCTTTAAATAAACTTTCAAAGGATTCTTATTTATCTGTAGGACCGTCACATCCGGAAAGTTTGCAGTTAATCGATATTTCTGGGGAGAAAATGAAGATGCTTTACAGTGCTCCTGCGGACCCAGAACCTCACTACGCACAAATGGTGAAAGCAGATAAAATAAAAACAATTGAAGTCTATCCAAAAGACACGAAACGACCTAATTCTGTGTGGAAAGAAAAAGATGCACATATCGTGCGACATGGAAATAAAGTTGATGTTTACGGGATAGCGGTGCGTTCTCACTTTGTCTTTGATGCAAAAAGTAAGACTCCTGACGTCGTTCATGTAAACCAGGGCGACAAAGTTACTTTCTATATAACGAATATTGATTTAGATGAAGACATTACTCACGGTCTTGGAATCACATCATATAACGAGAACATGGAAATCCAGCCAGGAGAAACGAACTCTTTTGAATTTACCGCTGACCAGTCGGGGGTATTCCCATTGGCATGCACAAACTTCTGCTCAGCTTTACATCAGGAAATGACTGGATACCTATTAGTAAAACCAAAATAA